In a genomic window of Drosophila takahashii strain IR98-3 E-12201 chromosome 3L, DtakHiC1v2, whole genome shotgun sequence:
- the LOC108064069 gene encoding uncharacterized protein produces MKDRLLNLVLPILIALDWSEGKVFRVSKMECRTLDPSFTYFKTCKVIHRENGRAALYVNEVILYKDPIDDILLNLGVFKIAKNRRFQFLNETLDYCLFSRQYLASGFFGFLMTPLMKISNLNITCPLQPQPNIIFNGFPVDENTIKEIPIPNGVYMFQMRTSMMKKWRTDVKVYATRVDKYSE; encoded by the exons ATGAAAGATCGCCTATTGAATTTAGTACTCCCCATTTTAATCGCATTGGATTGGAGCGAGGGGAAAGTTTTCAGAGTCAGCAAAATGGAGTGCCGCACCTTGGATCCTTCGTTTACGTACTTTAAGACCTGTAAAGTTATTCACAGGGAAAATGGTCGAGCTGCTCTTTATGTTAATGAGGTGATTCTATATAAAGATCCCATTGACGATATCCTT cTAAATTTGGGAGTAttcaaaatagccaaaaaccgCCGCTTTCAGTTTCTAAATGAGACTTTGGACTACTGCCTTTTTAGTCGACAATATTTGGCCAGTGGATTTTTCGGATTTTTGATGACACctttaatgaaaatttcaaatttaaacatCACCTGTCCCCTGCAG CCACAGCCAAACATCATTTTCAATGGTTTTCCCGTCGATGAAAACACAATTAAAGAGATTCCCATCCCGAACGGTGTTTATATGTTCCAAATGCGAACGTCCATGATGAAGAAATGGAGAACAGA
- the LOC108064068 gene encoding uncharacterized protein — translation MAVSNPPEMRSNCHQKRKSAALNMKFLAIFNLISTVVLFPGLQGAHFRFTNFHCNSLDPQFVEVKECFLKMVSRNVVGMNFHLGIKYDKPINKIQFNLSIFRKSNVYRLFLVNHTIDFCYYMRRPKQYPIFYMFHDSLMAATNANHTCPYAEKDIYVRKMTFNEQTVRDLLSFLPEGEYKLVVSVSAFGVWRLQVNVYGQRD, via the exons ATGGCAGTGAGCAATCCACCCGAAATGAGATCAAATTGTCACCAAAAGCGCAAAAGCGCAGCACTCAACATGaagtttttggccattttcaaCCTGATTTCGACTGTGGTATTATTTCCTGGCCTACAAGGAGCCCATTTTCGGTTCACCAACTTTCATTGCAACAGTCTGGATCCACAGTTCGTGGAGGTCAAGGAGTGTTTCCTGAAGATGGTGAGCCGAAATGTAGTGGGTATGAATTTCCACCTGGGGATTAAATACGACAAGCCCATTAATAAGATCCAGTTCAACCTGAGCATATTCCGAAAGTCGAATGTATACAGGTTGTTTCTGGTCAATCACACCATTGACTTTTGCTACTATATGCGAAGACCAAAGCAATATCCGATTTTCTATATGTTTCACGACTCTTTAATGGCCGCCACCAATGCCAATCACACGTGTCCATATGCC GAGAAGGATATTTATGTGCGGAAAATGACATTCAATGAGCAGACTGTGAGAGACCTTCTTTCCTTCCTACCCGAAGGCGAATACAAACTAGTTGTATCTGTGAGTGCTTTTGGAGTCTGGCGGTTACAGGTCAACGTCTACGGGCAGCGTGATTAA
- the LOC108064059 gene encoding uncharacterized protein, with product MAKGLVIGIFCTLLWSTLVNGAFQLQNVVCESFDKSFSEFSRCEMKVIRRGVSAFYMIWKFYKVPINNFDINLSLHKKSNGYRPFLFNQTLDYCYYMRNPKAHPLIYMMHRTFWSISNINHSCPYDHDMIVNEFIYKKSDLKDLPVSNGDYMIQLKIATNRKYFAMIKIFAKKSD from the exons ATGGCGAAAGGTCTGGTTATTGGAATATTTTGTACTTTACTCTGGTCAACACTCGTAAATGGAGCCTTTCAGTTGCAGAACGTCGTTTGCGAGTCCTTCGACAAGTCGTTCTCGGAATTCAGCCGCTGCGAAATGAAGGTCATTCGGCGTGGGGTGTCCGCCTTCTATATGATCTGGAAGTTCTATAAGGTGCCAATCAACAACTTCGATATCAATTTGTCGCTACACAAAAAATCGAACGGATATCGGCCATTTCTATTCAACCAGACCCTGGATTATTGTTACTATATGCGCAATCCCAAGGCTCATCCATTAATTTACATGATGCACAGGACCTTCTGGTCTATCTCAAACATAAATCACTCCTGCCCCTATGAC CACGATATGATCGTCAATGAGTTTATCTACAAGAAGAGCGACTTGAAGGATCTTCCGGTTTCCAATGGTGACTATATGATACAACTAAAAATAGCCACTAACAGGAAATATTTTGCGATGATAaagatttttgcaaaaaagagCGACTGA
- the LOC108064055 gene encoding uncharacterized protein, with the protein MERGLVIGMFLTLLASVLVNGDFQLQNVVCESFDASYSSFERCEMKIIRRGMAAFYMVWKLYKVPVNNVDINVSLYKKSNGYRPFLFNQTLDFCYYMRNPRAHPLIYMMHKVFLSASNINHSCPYDHDLIINDFTYKKNDLKDLPIPNGDYMIKVKVASDKTYRASAKIYAKRVD; encoded by the exons ATGGAGAGAGGTCTCGTTATTGGAATGTTTTTGACTTTACTAGCGTCAGTATTAGTTAATGGAGATTTTCAGTTACAAAATGTGGTTTGCGAGTCCTTCGACGCCTCCTATTCGAGTTTCGAGCGCTGCGAGATGAAAATTATTCGACGCGGCATGGCGGCCTTCTACATGGTTTGGAAACTTTACAAAGTGCCCGTCAACAATGTGGATATTAATGTCTCACTGTACAAGAAATCAAACGGATATCGGCCATTTCTCTTCAATCAGACCCTGGATTTTTGTTACTACATGCGGAATCCCAGGGCGCATCCATTAATTTATATGATGCACAAGGTATTTTTATCAGCATCCAACATAAATCACTCCTGTCCCTATGAT CACGATTTgataataaatgattttacCTACAAGAAGAACGATTTAAAAGATCTACCCATACCCAATGGAGATTATATGATAAAAGTGAAAGTGGCATCGGATAAAACGTATCGCGCATCTGCTAAGATTTACGCAAAAAGAGTTGATTAA
- the Or67a gene encoding odorant receptor 67a yields MSVNILKDILSCRWIKVSAKPQRANHVVEDFLRLPVFFYNTVGIEPYETDRKPGFWFQLYFVLNCINTLKVLAEELVFMGITFREDEDFLESCIILGYVSFVFVGILKLITVLIKKQKLTRLVRQLESCFPTPSQKDQEEYAVNSYLKRCNIFTRGFGGLLTIMFFAHSLLPIVIYYYQICVIHLPDAKQSLPFFDLCIWEWRESWIFYPTYVLQSIAGYTATCGSISSDLMIFAVVFQITMLYNRLAKVLREFEVRNHSETNGANKDFKALQSLIAQHIQILRINDVMNDVFGVPLLLNFLASSLLVCLVGFQLTIEFSPAYFLKQMLLLVSALVEVYLLCFFSQMLIDASENVSTAVYEMNWTEADTRCRKMLVFLSMRAQKPICLKATIVLDLSVETMSIFLSMSYKFFCAIQTIYN; encoded by the exons ATGAGTGTCAATATCTTAAAGGATATTTTGTCCTGTCGGTGGATTAAAGTTTCGGCTAAGCCTCAGAGAGCAAATCATGTCGTCGAAGATTTCCTGAGACTGCCCGTGTTCTTCTACAATACCGTGGGTATAGAGCCCTATGAAACTGACCGAAAACCCGGATTTTGGTTTCAACTCTATTTTGTGCTCAATTGTATCAACACGCTGAAAGTACTCGCTGAAGAGCTCGTATTTATGGGAATCACATTTCGGGAAGATGAGGATTTCCTTGAAAGCTGCATCATATTGGGCTACGTGTCCTTCGTGTTCGTCGGCATTCTCAAGTTAATTACGGTGCTGATTAAAAAGCAAAAGCTGACCCGTTTGGTCCGCCAGTTGGAGTCCTGCTTTCCGACACCCAGTCAAAAGGATCAGGAGGAGTATGCTGTGAATAGCTATTTGAAACGATGCAACATTTTCACAAGAGGCTTTGGTGGTCTCCTTACGATTATGTTTTTCGCGCACAGCCTGTTACCCATAGTCATATACTACTATCAGATTTGTGTGATTCATTTGCCAGATGCGAAGCAATCTCTGCCATTTTTCGACCTATGCATTTGGGAGTGGAGGGAAAGCTGGATTTTTTATCCCACCTACGTTCTCCAGTCGATCGCCGGTTACACGGCCACCTGCGGATCCATATCCAGTGACCTCATGATCTTTGCCGTGGTTTTTCAGATCACTATGCTCTACAACAGACTGGCTAAAGTTCTCAGGGAGTTCGAGGTTCGGAACCATAGTGAAACCAATGGAGCCAATAAGGATTTTAAGGCGCTGCAATCCCTGATCGCCCAACACATCCAAATACTTCG gatCAACGACGTGATGAACGATGTCTTTGGAGTTCCCTTGCTGTTAAACTTTCTGGCCTCTTCACTGCTTGTTTGCCTGGTGGGATTTCAATTAACCATCGAGTTCAGTCCCGCATACTTTTTGAAGCAGATGCTACTCCTGGTTTCGGCATTGGTAGAGGTTTATCTCCTCTGCTTCTTCAGTCAGATGCTGATCGATGCG AGTGAGAATGTCAGTACTGCGGTTTACGAGATGAATTGGACCGAGGCCGACACACGATGCCGGAAAATGTTAGTTTTCCTTTCAATGCGAGCCCAGAAGCCAATTTGCCTGAAAGCTACCATAGTCCTGGACTTGTCTGTTGAGACCATGAGCATC TTTCTTAGCATGTCTTACAAGTTCTTCTGTGCTATTCAAactatatataattaa
- the Ir67a gene encoding uncharacterized protein Ir67a: MWPLLVPVVLLFNDTRWINPILGSIYRDKPHETVLLLRHSQQSNASGLERFPWPVLNFNEQMDFYARGSFNNEMLVMIWQTGNLQLDSDLWQALDRSLLNMRKVRVLLLRKWEKSPSADIANTAEHLRFLHVAVIAEKNRIYRLQPFSPQRWLKVNPMQSPIFTKVRNYNGRYIITLPDQFPPRSIVYRDRRTGELQMTGYVYKFLLEFTRIYNFTFRWQRPIKQGERLNLILLRNMTLNGTINMPISLCGFEMPSDLGIFSNIYDQEDWFIMVPRAQEIPTADVYVVMVGANFLIVLLIFYCIFTILDTCFGPLLLQKQVDWSNLILNERMISGIMGQSFNMSAGHTISSRVTNASLFLLGLVLSTLYAAHLKTLLTKRPTSRQISNFPELRDSPVTVFFEEAERFYLNDFMWQRPIRVLRDQLTFKETGEYNALRSGLNRSHAFSVLTSEWMIVAKRQELFKQPVFTVQPDLRIIRTSVLLSLVMQSNSIYEHHINDLIHRAHSAGIVEYWKQQTLREMITLGMISQKDPFPYVAFREFKVGDLLWIWILLASCLFLSLCIFLCELLVNCFVRKTKLRAHNPASIDWFTR, translated from the coding sequence ATGTGGCCGCTACTAGTTCCAGTTGTACTGCTGTTCAACGACACGAGGTGGATAAATCCCATCCTGGGAAGCATCTACCGGGATAAACCCCACGAAACGGTCCTGCTACTCCGGCACAGCCAGCAGAGCAATGCATCTGGCTTGGAGCGATTTCCCTGGCCGGTTTTGAATTTCAACGAGCAGATGGACTTCTATGCGCGCGGCAGCTTCAACAACGAAATGCTCGTCATGATTTGGCAGACCGGAAATTTGCAGTTGGACTCGGATTTGTGGCAGGCACTCGACCGGAGCCTCTTGAATATGCGGAAGGTGAGGGTGTTGCTATTAAGGAAATGGGAAAAGAGCCCCTCAGCCGACATTGCCAACACGGCGGAGCATCTACGTTTTCTTCACGTTGCTGTAATTGCAGAGAAAAATAGGATATATCGACTGCAGCCATTTTCTCCGCAAAGGTGGTTAAAAGTTAATCCCATGCAATCGCCCATATTCACCAAGGTTCGGAACTACAATGGCAGATATATAATAACTTTACCCGATCAATTTCCACCACGTTCGATTGTCTATCGCGATCGGAGGACCGGAGAACTCCAGATGACTGGCTACGTTTACAAGTTCCTGCTGGAATTCACTCGGATCTACAACTTTACCTTTCGCTGGCAACGACCCATTAAGCAGGGTGAGCGATTGAATTTGATTCTGCTCCGAAATATGACCCTCAACGGGACCATCAACATGCCCATCAGCCTGTGTGGCTTTGAGATGCCTAGTGATTTGGGTATTTTCTCGAATATCTACGATCAGGAGGATTGGTTCATAATGGTGCCGCGTGCTCAGGAAATACCCACCGCCGATGTATATGTGGTGATGGTGGGCGCGAATTTCCTCATCGTCCTGCTGATCTTCTACTGCATTTTCACCATCCTGGACACTTGCTTTGGACCGCTGTTGCTGCAGAAACAGGTGGATTGGTCGAATCTGATCCTCAACGAACGCATGATATCGGGCATTATGGGACAGTCTTTTAATATGAGTGCCGGGCACACGATCAGCTCGAGGGTCACCAATGCCAGCTTGTTTCTACTTGGCTTGGTTTTGAGTACTCTCTATGCGGCCCATCTGAAGACCCTGCTCACCAAGAGACCCACTTCAAGGCAGATTTCTAACTTTCCGGAACTTCGCGACTCCCCAGTTACCGTATTTTTCGAGGAGGCCGAGAGGTTCTACCTTAACGACTTCATGTGGCAGCGACCCATTAGAGTTCTCAGGGATCAGTTGACTTTCAAGGAGACTGGGGAGTATAATGCACTAAGGAGTGGCCTTAATAGATCGCACGCTTTCTCTGTTCTAACATCCGAATGGATGATTGTGGCCAAGCGGCAGGAGCTCTTCAAGCAACCCGTTTTTACTGTTCAACCCGATCTGCGGATCATCAGGACCAGTGTCCTTCTATCGCTGGTCATGCAGTCCAACTCCATCTACGAACATCATATTAATGATCTGATCCATCGGGCCCACAGTGCCGGAATCGTGGAGTATTGGAAGCAGCAAACCCTCCGCGAGATGATAACTTTGGGCATGATCTCCCAGAAGGATCCCTTTCCGTATGTTGCCTTCCGAGAATTCAAGGTGGGTGATCTGCTCTGGATATGGATTTTATTGGCCAGCTGTCTGTTCCTGTCCCTTTGCATATTCCTGTGTGAACTTTTGGTTAATTGCTTTGTcagaaaaactaaattaagaGCCCACAACCCCGCCTCTATCGACTGGTTTACccgttaa